From the genome of Leptospira koniambonensis:
CATGCACTTCTGAAAGGAAAAGAAGCAGGAAACAATCCTTTCGGAGGAAAAACTCTGGAATGGACTACCGCTTCTCCTCCACCACATGAAAATTTTGAATCTACCCCAGTACTAACCGGAGGGCCTTATGAGTACCGCTAATCACTCGGGTGGTTTTCATCACGCGCATCATTTTAATAGCGCAGAGCATCAATATGAATCTTCTAAACAAGGGATCTGGTTATTCCTTGTTACAGAAATTCTAATGTTCGGTGGATTATTCGTAGGATATTCCATTTACCATTCTCTATACCCGCAAGTTTTCCATGCAGGAAGTAAGCAACTTTCCGTAGTTTTGGGAGCTTTAAACACAGTAGTTCTTCTATTCAGCTCATTCACCATGGCGCTTGGAATTAACTATGTGCAAAGAGGTCTTAGAAACAAAGCGATCATTGCTCTTGCAGTGACTATCGCTTGTGCTGCGATCTTCATGGTTGTAAAGTTTTTCGAATATACTCACAAGTTCCACGTGGGTACAGTTCCTGGAAAATACGCTTACACTGAAGAGTTAAGCGCTTCCGGTGAGAAGATAACTAAAGTTGGAGCACTACTTGCAGAAGCTAATAAACTTAGCGTAGTAGAAAGAGAACACAAACTTCACCTGGATGAAACTGAATACGAACACCTGACCCTTTTGGAAAAAACCAAAAACTGGCCTTTGTTCTTCGGATTCTATTTCGTAATGTCCGGTATTCACGGTCTGCACGTTCTTGCTGGTGCATTTTTGATCTTCTGGGTACTTTTGAAAGTGATCAAAAACCAAGTTGGTCCTGAATATTACACTCCTGTAGAAGGTGTGGGCTTGTTCTGGCACGTGGTAGACTTGATCTGGATTTACCTTTTCCCTCTTCTTTATTTGGTGGGATAAGTTAAGTCAAAAGCAAGCAGCTGAAAGGTCTGCTTACGAAAAAGCCGGAGCTTCGCTCCGGCTTTTTTATTTTCTGCCTGAAACTGGCTTATAAAAAAACTGCAAAGAAACGGCGAATCCTGCCGATATTTAAAGAGAGACAGGTTTTCCCGGACGCAATATGCAAAATATAGATTATTCCAGAAGACTGAGACAATCCGGGACCAGAGGTCCGGCTCCACGTCAGGGAGAGTCTTTTCCAACTGTGCAAACAATCCAGCATGTGAGGGGAGGAAATTCTCCGATCCGTTCTTTCCCAAGTTCCAGATCTATCTTTCTGGTTTTAGTTGGGGCCATTTCTCTTTTTACTGGTGGGGTAGTAGTCGGTCTTAGATTGGATCAGAAGGAGCAAACATTTGCTCAAAACGAAACTCAGTCTTTTTATAATGCGGGAAAAAATGTAAGAACAGAACAATCTGTAGAAGAGAGAGAAAATTCTTCTACAGAAACAGTAAGCTCTAATGCTGCAGAAAATTCTGCTGAAACTTCTACTTCTTCCCAAAGCTCTAATCGAAATCCTGGACTCAAATTTCCGGCCAGATCGGATAAGGAAAATTATTTCCTATCTATCCCAACTGAAGATTCAGTCGAGGCGATGGAAATTGGAAAAAAATTGCTGAGAGCAAAACCTGAGTTCCAAGGAAGATTTTTTAGATCCAAAGACGGAGAATTATTCCTAGGATATTTTTACGGAAAAGAAGAAGCTACTAAGGCTCTAGAATCCATTCGCCCTCTGAATGATCCGATTTTTCACAAAACTTCTATTCACAAACTTCAATTTTGATCTGAATTTTCGAACTAAGTTCATATCAGAGCTTAAACTCATTTTTTCCTTGACTTTGCCTCAAAATTTGCTATATTTTTGGGCAGAGTTTTAACGGAAGTCTTAATACTAATTGGCTGGCAAAAAGAAACAATCTGGCTACGATCATGGCGTAGGTGACTACGTCGTATATCCGATCCACGGGGTAGGTGAAATCACCGAAATCTCCAAAAAGGTTATCCTGGGAAAGAAAAAAGAGTGCTACGTAATGGAAATCCAGGGTAGCAAGATGAAGGTGATGATCCCGGTCGATAAAGCAAAGCAGGTCGGAATTCGACCGATTATCGACAAGAAGGATATCAAGAAAGTTATCAATCTACTCAAGAAAGACGAGGTCGATACTGAAGAGGACTGGAAGATCAGGTACCAAAACAACCTGAACAAAATAAAGTCCGGATCGATCTTCGAAGTGGCGGATGTGTGCAGGAATTTATTCCGCAGGGCAAACGGTAAAGAACTGTCTATCATGGAACGTAAATTGTACGAAAGTGCGTACAATCTAGTTAAGATGGAAGTCGCCCTAAGCAAAGGAGTTTCCCAAGAAGAAGCTGGGAACCTTGTGTCAGATGTTTTAGCTAGTACATTCGCTCCGGGAGAAAAAGTTCCCGTAGCAGCAGTCGACATAGACGAAGAATAGTTTCCGATAAAACTCGAATCTTATTTAAAAGGATTTGAGTTATGGCGTATTTTTATAAAGGTCTAACGGCCGTCCTACTCTCCTTAGTGTCGTTCTTTGTAACGCAAAAACAGACTCAAGAGTTTGTATTCTCAGGCTCCAGTGCTGGGCTTGTACTCGTAATTTCTCTCGTACTTTTGTTCGGTGAAACTAAACTATTTCCAAAACTTCGCGGTGACGTTATTTTTTGTGTTGGAGTGGGAGCTCTATTGGGATTCTCACTTGCTTGGTTTATTGGAACTATCATCCGTTTCGAGGAATTGAATCTTGCATTGTACCTGATCCTAGGTCTTTTCGGAGCTAGAGCAGGTAAGTCTTTCGCAAAAGAACCTGGCCTTTCCATATTTGGAGGGGGCGGTGGAGGAACAGCTTCTCTAGTTGATCCGTTTGGCGTAGGCTCTATCGGTAAAGATGAAGTCAGAGACAAAATCCTAGATACTTCTGTTGTTATCGACGGAAGAATATTAGATATTGCTGATACACATTTTATCGATGGTCCTCTCATTCTTCCTAACTTCGTGTTAAGAGAGATCCAGCTTATTAGTGACTCTTCTGACCCAATTAAAAGAGCAAGAGGACGCCGTGGTTTGGAGATGTTGAACAAACTCCAAAGAAAAGGTTCCATTGAAGTTAAGATCACTTACAAAGATTATTCTGACACTAGAGAAGTTGATGCTAAGTTGATCAAACTTGCTAGAGACACCGGTGGAAAGATCGTAACTAACGATTTCAACTTGAACAAAGTTGCAGAACTCCAAGGAGTAAAAGTTCTTAACCTGAACACCTTGGCAAACGCATTAAAACCTGTTGTTCTTCCTGGCGAAGAATTGGCTATCCAAGTCATCAAAGAAGGAAAGGACGAAAACCAAGGTATCGGCTATTTAGAAGACGGAACCATGGTAGTGATAGAGAACGGCGGACATCTTGTTGGTAAAGAAGTGAAAGTTACTGTTACTTCTATCATCCAAACTGCTGCCGGAAAAATGATATTCACTAAAGCTAACGGAAACAGCGGCTTTGATAAAGGTGAACGCGCCCCTGAAAAAGAAAACAGAGGTGGTAAGGGCGGAGAACGCGGAGAAGATCGTGGAAACAGATACGATCGTGGTGACCGAGGAAACGAGGAAAGAGGCAATCGTAAAGATTACCAAAACAAAAACCAGAACCGTGGCAATTACCAAGACAGAGGCGATAAAAACGAAGGTCGCGGAGATGATTTCGGAAATCGTAAAGACTTCCAAGATCAGCAACAACAGCAATAACCAGTCGCTAAAGTGACAGAATACGGGTCGGATTAGGAATTGCCTTCAAATTCGACCCGGTTCCGAATTGACGGTATCTTCCCCCGAAAAAAAATTGAAATACGATCTCAATAAGGAGAGCCAAATGCAGGCCCAAGCGCAAGTGAAGGGACTGAAGGAGCTCGGTATAGAGCCCTCCGAAGTCTTCCATAACCTTTCATACGACGAAATTTTCGAACACGAAAAGAATAACGGTGAAACCGTTCTTTCCTCTAACGGAACCATGATGGTGGATACCGGTATTTTCACCGGACGTTCTCCAAAAGATAAATACTTCGTAGACGAACCTTCTTCTAACAAGAATATCTGGTGGTCTCATATTAACTTTAAAGCTTCCGAAGCAGTTTTCGAAGAGCTTTATCAAAAATGTGTAAACTATCTTAGCGGAAAAAAACTCTACGTATTCGACGGATACGCAGGAGCAAACCCTGAGACCAGAATTGGTCTTCGTGTAGTTTCCGAAAAAGCATGGCAGCACCATTTCTGCACCAACATGTTCCTTCGCCCAAGCAAGGAAGAGTTGGCTAACCTTCTTCCTGAATTCACTATCATCAACGCTTGCGGAGTGAAGAACGAAAAATACAAAGAGCATGGCCTGAACTCAGAAGTATTCGTGATCTTCAACCTTGCAAAAAAACTTTGTATCATCGGTGGAACCGAATACGGCGGAGAAATGAAGAAAGGTATCTTCTCTGTAATGAACTATAAGTTACCATTACAAGGAATCGTTTCTATGCATTGTTCCGCAAATATCGGAAACAAAGATGGAGACACTGCTCTGTTCTTCGGACTTTCCGGAACTGGTAAGACTACTCTTTCCACTGACCCGAACCGTAAACTGATCGGAGACGATGAGCATGGTTGGGACGATAACGGAATTTTCAATATCGAAGGCGGTTGTTACGCGAAAGTAATCAATCTTGATCCTAAGACTGAACCTGAAATTTTCGAAGCAATCAAAAGAGACGCTCTTTTAGAGAACGTAGTTTTCGACGAAAAAACGAAAGTTGTAGATTATACTTCCGCTGCTAAAACCGAAAACACCAGAGTTTCCTACCCGATCTACCATATCAAAAACATCCAAGTTCCTTCTAAAGGTGGCCACCCTAAAGTGATCATCTTCTTAACTTACGATGCATTCGGAGTTCTTCCTCCAGTGTCTCGTTTGTCTATCGAGCAAGCGATGTATCACTTCCTTTCCGGTTACACTGCGAAAGTTGCTGGAACTGAAAGAGGTGTTAAAGAGCCTACCGCTACATTCTCCGCTTGTTTCGGAGCTGCGTTCATGACACTTCACCCAACTGTTTATGCTCAGTTATTAGGTGAGAAGATGCGTAAACATAATGTTCGCGCATACATGATGAACACAGGACTTG
Proteins encoded in this window:
- a CDS encoding cytochrome c oxidase subunit 3 family protein, translated to MSTANHSGGFHHAHHFNSAEHQYESSKQGIWLFLVTEILMFGGLFVGYSIYHSLYPQVFHAGSKQLSVVLGALNTVVLLFSSFTMALGINYVQRGLRNKAIIALAVTIACAAIFMVVKFFEYTHKFHVGTVPGKYAYTEELSASGEKITKVGALLAEANKLSVVEREHKLHLDETEYEHLTLLEKTKNWPLFFGFYFVMSGIHGLHVLAGAFLIFWVLLKVIKNQVGPEYYTPVEGVGLFWHVVDLIWIYLFPLLYLVG
- the pckA gene encoding phosphoenolpyruvate carboxykinase (ATP), yielding MQAQAQVKGLKELGIEPSEVFHNLSYDEIFEHEKNNGETVLSSNGTMMVDTGIFTGRSPKDKYFVDEPSSNKNIWWSHINFKASEAVFEELYQKCVNYLSGKKLYVFDGYAGANPETRIGLRVVSEKAWQHHFCTNMFLRPSKEELANLLPEFTIINACGVKNEKYKEHGLNSEVFVIFNLAKKLCIIGGTEYGGEMKKGIFSVMNYKLPLQGIVSMHCSANIGNKDGDTALFFGLSGTGKTTLSTDPNRKLIGDDEHGWDDNGIFNIEGGCYAKVINLDPKTEPEIFEAIKRDALLENVVFDEKTKVVDYTSAAKTENTRVSYPIYHIKNIQVPSKGGHPKVIIFLTYDAFGVLPPVSRLSIEQAMYHFLSGYTAKVAGTERGVKEPTATFSACFGAAFMTLHPTVYAQLLGEKMRKHNVRAYMMNTGLVGGAYGTGKRMNLPSTRKIIDEIMNGNIDKAQFVKHPIFQVEYPKTVEGVDSSILDPREAWTDKAAYDESSKKLAGMFIENFKKYVEGSKDFDFTAFGPQV
- a CDS encoding PIN/TRAM domain-containing protein → MAYFYKGLTAVLLSLVSFFVTQKQTQEFVFSGSSAGLVLVISLVLLFGETKLFPKLRGDVIFCVGVGALLGFSLAWFIGTIIRFEELNLALYLILGLFGARAGKSFAKEPGLSIFGGGGGGTASLVDPFGVGSIGKDEVRDKILDTSVVIDGRILDIADTHFIDGPLILPNFVLREIQLISDSSDPIKRARGRRGLEMLNKLQRKGSIEVKITYKDYSDTREVDAKLIKLARDTGGKIVTNDFNLNKVAELQGVKVLNLNTLANALKPVVLPGEELAIQVIKEGKDENQGIGYLEDGTMVVIENGGHLVGKEVKVTVTSIIQTAAGKMIFTKANGNSGFDKGERAPEKENRGGKGGERGEDRGNRYDRGDRGNEERGNRKDYQNKNQNRGNYQDRGDKNEGRGDDFGNRKDFQDQQQQQ
- a CDS encoding CarD family transcriptional regulator translates to MAGKKKQSGYDHGVGDYVVYPIHGVGEITEISKKVILGKKKECYVMEIQGSKMKVMIPVDKAKQVGIRPIIDKKDIKKVINLLKKDEVDTEEDWKIRYQNNLNKIKSGSIFEVADVCRNLFRRANGKELSIMERKLYESAYNLVKMEVALSKGVSQEEAGNLVSDVLASTFAPGEKVPVAAVDIDEE